One genomic window of Monodelphis domestica isolate mMonDom1 chromosome 1, mMonDom1.pri, whole genome shotgun sequence includes the following:
- the LOC100011519 gene encoding LOW QUALITY PROTEIN: methionine aminopeptidase 2-like (The sequence of the model RefSeq protein was modified relative to this genomic sequence to represent the inferred CDS: inserted 1 base in 1 codon) — protein sequence MAGVEAAQAAAAERHLNGELEPDDKDDGAAATAEETAKKKCRKKKKGKAGTAGQQEMEGESGTSINEVVKQLEKQALEDKEKEDDDEDGDGDGDGAAGKKKKKKKKKKGPKVQXPPSVPICDLYPSGVFPKGQECEYPSTQDGRTAAWRSTNEEKKALDQASEEIWNDFREAAEAHRQVRKYVMSWIKPGMTMIEICEKLEDCSHKLIKENGLNAGLAFPTGCSLNNCAAHYTPNAGDPTVLQYDDICKIDFGTHISGRIIDCAFTVTFNPKYDTLLKAVKDATNTGIKCAGIDVRLCDVGEAIQEVMESYEVEIDGKTYQVKPIRNLNGHSIGPYRIHAGKTVPIVKGGEATRMEEGEVYAIETFGSTGKGVVHDDMECSHYMKNFDVGHVPIRLPRAKHLLNVINENFGTLAFCRRWLDRLGESKYLMALKNLCDLGIVDPYPPLCDIKGSYTAQFEHTILLRPTCKEVVSRGDDY from the exons ATGGCGGGCGTGGAGGCGGCGCAGGCGGCGGCCGCAGAGAGGCACCTGAACGGCGAGCTGGAGCCGGACGACAAGGACGACGGCGCGGCCGCCACGGCTGAGGAAACGGCCAAGAAGAAGTGCCGCAAGAAGAAGAAGGGCAAGGCCGGAACCGCAggacaacaggaaatggagggagaATCGGGGACTTCTATCAATGAGGTAGTCAAACAGCTGGAAAAACAGGCCCTGgaggacaaagaaaaagaggatgatgatgaagatggagatggagatggagatggagcagctggaaagaaaaagaaaaagaagaaaaagaagaaaggaccgAAGGTAC TGCCACCCTCAGTGCCCATATGTGACCTGTATCCCAGTGGTGTGTTTCCAAAGGGCCAAGAGTGCGAGTACCCCTCAACACAAGATGGGCGAACAGCAGCTTGGAGAagcacaaatgaagaaaagaaagcgCTAGACCAAGCCAGTGAGGAAATCTGGAATGATTTTCGGGAAGCTGCCGAGGCACACCGACAAGTAAGGAAGTATGTGATGAGCTGGATCAAGCCTGGGATGACCATGATCGAGATCTGTGAAAAACTGGAAGATTGTTCCCATAAGCTAATAAAAGAGAATGGCCTAAATGCAGGACTTGCCTTCCCTACAGGCTGCTCCCTCAATAACTGTGCAGCCCATTACACTCCCAATGCTGGAGACCCCACAGTCTTGCAATATGATGATATCTGCAAGATAGATTTTGGAACACACATCAGTGGTAGGATTATTGATTGTGCTTTTACTGTCACTTTCAACCCCAAATATGACACATTGTTAAAGGCTGTAAAAGATGCTACTAATACTGGAATAAAGTGTGCTGGAATTGATGTTCGCCTTTGTGATGTTGGTGAGGCCATTCAGGAAGTTATGGAATCTTATGAGGTTGAAATTGATGGCAAAACATATCAAGTGAAACCCATTCGAAATCTTAACGGGCATTCAATTGGGCCATATAGAATACATGCTGGGAAAACGGTGCCCATTGTCAAAGGAGGAGAAGCAAcaagaatggaggaaggagaagtATATGCCATAGAGACCTTTGGCAGTACAGGGAAAGGTGTGGTACATGACGATATGGAATGTTCGCATTATATGAAAAATTTTGATGTTGGACATGTGCCAATAAGACTTCCAAGAgcaaaacatttgttaaatgtcatCAATGAAAACTTTGGTACTCTGGCCTTCTGCCGCAGGTGGCTAGATCGCCTAGGAGAAAGCAAATACCTGATGGCTCTCAAGAATCTGTGTGACTTGGGCATTGTGGATCCCTATCCTCCCTTATGTGACATCAAAGGCTCCTACACAGCACAATTTGAGCACACCATCCTCTTACGCCCAACATGCAAAGAAGTTGTCAGCAGAGGAGACGACTATTAA